Proteins from one Ricinus communis isolate WT05 ecotype wild-type chromosome 9, ASM1957865v1, whole genome shotgun sequence genomic window:
- the LOC125371185 gene encoding uncharacterized protein LOC125371185: MEVDRAKVETISKLQPPSSVRAVRSFLGHGLPFELMCDASDYAVGAVLGQRFDRKFQPIYYASKTLTGAQEHYTTIEKELLAIVYAFEKFRSYLVLSKTIVFTDHSALSYLVARVLPKDPVIRRCVYGEESLQILRHCHEGPVGGHQAANHTARKALDAGVYWPTIFQYARTFVQGIDFMGPFPSSYGNKYILVAVEHFSKWPEGQALCTDDVRVVCRFLKKLFARFGTSRALISDRGTHFYNAQLEKVLRRYGVTHQFSTPYHPQTNRQVEVTNRDLKYILERTVGVTMNDWALKLDDALWAFRTAYRISIGFTPYRLVQGETVTAE, from the exons ATGGAGGttgatagagctaaggtagagaCCATATCTAAGCTGCAACCCCCTAGTTCTGTTAGGGCTGTTAGGAGTTTCTTAGGCCAT GGGCTGCCCTTTGAGcttatgtgcgatgctagtgattatgcagttggagctgtacTTGGACAGAGGTTCGATAGGaagttccaacccatttattatgctagcaagactttGACAGGAGCCCAGGAGCATTACACTACTATAGAGAAGGAGTTGTTGGCTATTGTTTATGCCTTCGAAAAATTTAGATCATACCTCGTCTTATCAAAGACCATCGTCTTCACTGACCATTCAGCTTTGag CTACCTTGTGGCTAGGGtcttaccaaagg ACCCGGTCATTCGCCGATGTGTTTATGGCGAAGAAAGTCTTCAGATTTTGAGGCACTGTCATGAGGGACCCGTAGGAGGCCATCAGGCGGCAAACCATACTGCTAGGAAGGCGTTGGATGCAGGTGTTTATTGGCCAACTATCTTCCAGTATGCTAGGACATTTGTTCAG GGTattgacttcatgggacccttccCTTCTTCCTATGGCAATAAGTATATTCTTGTGGCTGTTGAGCATTTCTCTAAGTGGCCTGAGGGACAGGCTTTATGTACTGATGATGTCAGAGTTGTTTGCAGGTTCCTTAAGAAGttatttgctaggtttggcacaTCTAGAGCGTTAATTAGTGACAGGGGAACACATTTCTACAATGCTCAATTAGAGAAGGTACTTAGACGCTATGGTGTGACACATCAATTCTCCACTCCCTATCACCCACAGACCAATAGGCAAGttgaggttactaatagggatttaaaatacattttagAGAGAACTGTAGGTGTGACTATGAATGATTGGGCTTTAAAACtggatgatgcattatgggcatttagGACTGCATATAGGATTtctataggttttacgccctatAGGCTTGT GCAAGGAGAGACAGTGACAGCTGAGTGA